From the Telopea speciosissima isolate NSW1024214 ecotype Mountain lineage chromosome 9, Tspe_v1, whole genome shotgun sequence genome, the window GTAAGCATCGATAAGGGCGGCGAGGGTGAACCTGTCGCAAGCAAAGCCACGGCGGGCGACATGTGCGTGTATTTGTTGTGAGGTGCGAAGGCAGCCAAGAGTGGCGCAGGCTTTCAGTAAGGGTGGGAATGTGAAGTTGTTTGGTGAGATACCCTGTGCTTGCACTTGTTTATAGATTGAGAGAGAATACTGGGGATTTTGGGAGGCATTCTGAGCAATTGCAGAGTTCCATTGGAAGAGCTCGTGGATGATGGTTCTTGTCCATTTTTGTGGGGTTTGACTCATGTCATTGTTCTTCGATATCCACTCTGATTGTTATTACAATTCAGGGTTTAAAACATGGAATTGCTATCAGAATCGGTATTTTAATGTTCTTAGATGGAAAATTTTCTATGGAATGTCTCGAACCTGGTCCAACCCAACCTGTATTTGAATCGGATTTAGGGCTTAAGATGACGGATTCGACTCCTCTCCTGTGACCCCAGCTCCTAGGGAGTGTCCAGTGAGGCATTCAACGGCGCTGGACTACTGGGGTATGCGGCATTGGGGTCGCAGGAGAGGAGCCTGCTTATGAGATTAAGCAGATCAGATTAAACTTACATCAAGACTAGATCCAAGATAGTGTTATAACATAATAACAGGAATCAATCAAGATTAAGCTTAAACATTCACGTCCAACAACAACATtacaaccttatcccaacttaatggggttggccaACCAAGGTCTTAAAAGGCAGAATCGTATATGGGGTCAAGATCGGCAACTGGTTCAGCCAATTTCTATTGAAATCAATCAATTTGCccaattcaattttgatttttataaccTTAAGTCCATCAATTTAATGCATCGAATTACTTTCGTTTTGcattttacaaattatttgGCCGAACTCGAATCTGTCCCTCCCCACTTTGTCTTGGAGACCTTGACTCTGCAACTGAGCTAGTGTTGCTATGGGACGACGATGGCGGATAGTCAATCCAATTTTACTAACTATGTTCCACTGATCAAGGTTTCAAAATCAGAAATTAGGGATCAAATCAGCCGAAATCGGtcccaaaaaccttagaattgGTCTTCTTAATTGAACCAATGAATCGACCATATCAAATTGATCAGAGCCTATTTCATCGAATCAGCCGAAATCGGTCCCAAAAATCTTAGAATCGGCACTCATGTATGAAAGCTTAACGGTTCTAGAGTTTTAGCCAATGAATCGTCCATATCGAATTGGTCAAGGACGATTCGGATTTGAATCACCGATTAACCGATCCGATCTACGCTTGTTAAAACCATGCCAATTGCCGCTGATAGAGATTCTAAGACCATTGCAGCTCTATACCCGTCACTCCTTTAGGATCCCACTCCTTTGCCTCCCAAACATGTCGTCATCTACGAGTTCTCCTTTGCCGATTCTGCTGTTACTCCTCATTTTATTGACGCCATTACCCACAGTCGAAGGTTTCCCATATGGACAATGGCGAATCGTATTCTCTCTGGCTCACACCCTCATGTATAGAGTCTCTAACCTCCGTGCTTCTAGAGGAGATCTCGTAGGCGCCGCCAGAGCGAGAACGATCGCAGAGAAGCTGGAAAGAgggtttgggttagggttttggagaggaatGTTGTCAATGGGTTGGGACTACATGAGAAACTACGCCTGGAGAGGTGTTGCATTGAGTGAGATGCTTGGTGTGACTTCGGAAATGGACAGTCTCTTGAGAGCTGTAAACGATTTGGCTCGGATGGGATCGAACAAGGATAGGGCGACTTGGTTTGTTCAAAATTACCAGAGAGTCTTAGGGGTTTCGAAATCGCTCTTTCTCAGGCTTCTGCGAGTGTTTCATGAATCGGTTAGTTGTTGCATATGAATTGTTCATCTTTTTTCCTCTTAGTTATATTggttattaatattttttttctttttcattttttaatttgcAGGGTCCATTGAGGGATTTGGTGTTGACGATACAGAGAGAAGTGGAAGGGGGTTTGCTGAGGGACTGCCTT encodes:
- the LOC122640255 gene encoding uncharacterized protein LOC122640255; this encodes MSSSTSSPLPILLLLLILLTPLPTVEGFPYGQWRIVFSLAHTLMYRVSNLRASRGDLVGAARARTIAEKLERGFGLGFWRGMLSMGWDYMRNYAWRGVALSEMLGVTSEMDSLLRAVNDLARMGSNKDRATWFVQNYQRVLGVSKSLFLRLLRVFHESGPLRDLVLTIQREVEGGLLRDCLELGTNDFKDFLQVAKDIASQSYST